From the Spiribacter sp. 2438 genome, one window contains:
- the secA gene encoding preprotein translocase subunit SecA — translation MLSGIAKKVFGSRNERLVKRLQRRVARINELEPRMSGLDDEALRDCTAQYRERVAAGESLEDLLPEAFAVVREASRRTLGLRHFDVQLIGGMALHQGRIAEMKTGEGKTLVATLAAYLNALSGQGVHIITVNEYLARRDAEWMGRIYRFLGLEVGVVVPGMDGETKRAAYQADITYGTNNEFGFDYLRDNMALRAEDRMQRGRHFAIVDEVDSILIDEARTPLVISGKAEQSSDLYVSMNGIVPKLQRQEEEEGPGDYYLDEKGRQAFLTEDGQERAEELLQEAGLLAPDESLYDARNIAMVHHLNAALRAYTLFQRDVHYLVRDGQIVIVDEFTGRAMPGRRWSEGLHQAIEAKEGVEIQAENQTLASITFQNFFRLYDKLSGMTGTADTEAYEFQHIYGLEVAVIPTHRPMARQDHHDLVFLNQDDKYAAIVDDIKDCNERGQPVLVGTTSIESSELISDALRKATIHHEVLNAKQHEREAGIIAQAGLPGAVTIATNMAGRGTDIVLGGNLDVELADLGEDATETRREQLRADWQKRHDAVVEAGGLHVIGTERHESRRIDNQLRGRSGRQGDPGSTRFFLSLDDSLLRIFASERVSGMMQRLGMQEGEAIESGMVSRVIENAQRKVEAHNFDIRKNLLDFDDVANDQRRVIYAQRNELLESEDISGTIVDMQNDVLGDLINAHMPPGTIEEQWDVPALEEGVQSQFGVEAPVQSWLDEDHELDPDGVRQRLEERVAAHYEAKEEAVEAIGVNMREVEKSFLLQVLDNQWKEHLAAMDFMRQGIGLRGMAQRNPKQEFKKEAFGMFQEMLEGIKRETIRILFNVNVRSPEDARAAEEKREAEQARAMQFQHAESNALQDDPERAAAGESRGGQTAAANRQPFVRGERKVGRNEPCPCGSGKKYKQCHGKL, via the coding sequence ATGTTGAGCGGAATCGCAAAAAAGGTCTTCGGCAGTCGCAACGAACGCCTCGTCAAGCGACTTCAACGCCGGGTCGCCCGAATCAACGAGCTCGAGCCGCGGATGTCCGGCCTTGATGATGAGGCGCTGCGGGACTGCACGGCCCAGTATCGCGAGCGGGTCGCGGCCGGTGAGTCACTGGAGGATCTGCTGCCCGAAGCCTTCGCCGTGGTGCGGGAGGCTTCCCGGCGCACGTTGGGTCTTCGTCATTTTGATGTTCAGCTGATCGGCGGCATGGCCCTCCATCAGGGCCGGATTGCCGAGATGAAAACCGGCGAAGGCAAAACCCTGGTCGCGACCCTGGCGGCCTACCTCAATGCCCTGTCCGGCCAGGGCGTTCACATCATCACCGTTAATGAATACCTGGCGCGACGCGATGCCGAATGGATGGGGCGCATCTACCGCTTCCTGGGGCTGGAAGTCGGCGTCGTGGTGCCCGGAATGGATGGCGAGACCAAGCGCGCCGCCTACCAGGCCGATATCACCTATGGCACCAACAACGAGTTCGGTTTCGATTACCTGCGCGACAACATGGCGCTGCGGGCCGAGGACCGGATGCAGCGGGGCCGGCACTTCGCCATCGTTGACGAGGTGGACTCCATTCTCATCGACGAGGCCAGGACGCCGCTGGTCATCTCTGGCAAGGCCGAGCAGTCCAGTGACCTTTACGTCAGCATGAACGGGATTGTCCCCAAGCTGCAGCGCCAGGAAGAAGAAGAGGGGCCGGGTGATTACTATCTGGATGAAAAAGGCCGACAGGCCTTCCTGACCGAAGACGGTCAGGAGCGGGCCGAGGAGCTCCTGCAGGAAGCGGGGCTGCTGGCGCCCGACGAAAGCCTTTATGACGCCCGCAACATCGCCATGGTGCATCATCTGAACGCGGCACTACGGGCTTACACGCTCTTTCAGCGGGATGTGCACTATCTGGTTCGTGACGGCCAGATTGTCATCGTTGATGAATTCACCGGGCGGGCCATGCCCGGGCGCCGCTGGTCCGAGGGTCTGCACCAGGCCATCGAGGCCAAGGAAGGTGTGGAAATCCAGGCGGAGAACCAGACTCTCGCCTCCATCACCTTCCAGAATTTCTTCCGTCTCTACGACAAGCTCTCGGGCATGACCGGTACGGCGGATACCGAAGCCTATGAGTTTCAGCATATCTATGGGCTGGAAGTGGCGGTGATTCCCACCCATCGGCCCATGGCGCGTCAGGACCACCATGACCTGGTATTCCTCAATCAGGATGACAAATACGCCGCCATTGTTGATGACATCAAGGATTGCAATGAGCGGGGACAGCCGGTGCTGGTGGGGACCACCTCCATCGAGAGCTCGGAACTGATCTCCGATGCGCTGCGCAAGGCCACGATTCACCATGAGGTGCTCAACGCCAAACAACATGAGCGTGAGGCCGGGATCATCGCCCAGGCGGGCCTCCCGGGTGCGGTCACCATCGCCACCAACATGGCCGGCCGCGGCACCGACATCGTCCTGGGTGGCAACCTGGATGTGGAACTGGCAGACCTGGGCGAGGATGCCACCGAAACCCGCCGGGAACAGCTCCGGGCGGATTGGCAGAAGCGCCATGATGCGGTGGTGGAAGCCGGCGGGCTGCACGTCATTGGGACGGAACGGCACGAGTCCCGCCGCATTGATAACCAGCTCCGGGGCCGCTCCGGCCGGCAGGGTGATCCGGGTTCAACCCGTTTCTTCCTGTCGCTGGACGACAGCCTGCTGCGGATTTTCGCCTCCGAGCGGGTGTCCGGGATGATGCAGCGGCTGGGCATGCAGGAGGGCGAGGCCATCGAGAGCGGGATGGTCTCCCGGGTCATCGAAAACGCCCAGCGCAAGGTCGAGGCCCATAACTTCGACATTCGAAAAAACCTCCTGGATTTCGATGACGTCGCTAATGACCAGCGGCGGGTGATTTACGCCCAGCGCAATGAGCTGCTGGAGTCCGAGGATATCTCCGGGACCATCGTCGACATGCAGAACGATGTCCTCGGCGACCTGATCAACGCCCACATGCCGCCGGGCACCATCGAAGAGCAGTGGGATGTGCCGGCGCTGGAAGAGGGCGTCCAGTCCCAGTTCGGTGTTGAAGCGCCGGTGCAGTCCTGGCTGGACGAGGACCATGAGTTGGACCCCGATGGCGTCCGGCAGCGCCTCGAAGAGCGCGTCGCCGCCCACTACGAAGCCAAGGAAGAGGCGGTGGAAGCCATTGGAGTGAATATGCGGGAAGTGGAAAAGAGCTTCCTGCTGCAGGTGCTGGACAATCAGTGGAAGGAACACCTCGCCGCGATGGACTTCATGCGCCAGGGGATCGGCCTGCGTGGCATGGCTCAGCGCAACCCCAAGCAGGAGTTCAAGAAAGAAGCCTTCGGGATGTTTCAGGAGATGCTGGAGGGTATCAAGCGCGAGACCATCCGCATCCTCTTCAATGTCAATGTGAGAAGCCCTGAAGACGCTCGGGCGGCGGAGGAAAAGCGCGAGGCCGAGCAGGCCCGGGCCATGCAGTTCCAGCACGCCGAGTCGAATGCGCTGCAGGACGACCCGGAGCGGGCCGCCGCCGGTGAAAGCCGCGGTGGTCAGACGGCGGCTGCCAATCGGCAGCCTTTCGTTCGGGGCGAGCGCAAGGTCGGGCGCAACGAGCCTTGCCCCTGTGGTTCCGGCAAAAAGTACAAGCAGTGCCATGGCAAGCTTTAG
- a CDS encoding DciA family protein produces MGTKQRRGPVPLRQVMKRQRGDLASLQRRTRLLEDATAELGRSLPARMAGHWQVAALTRAALVISVESPVWATVLRGHQRDLLNAAASLLGSRPAQLQIRVAAARQTRHRSAGHRLSPDSARILEETAGAIDHPALADALRRLARHRAK; encoded by the coding sequence ATGGGAACGAAACAGCGACGCGGACCGGTGCCATTGCGCCAGGTCATGAAGCGCCAGCGGGGTGATCTGGCCTCGCTGCAGCGTCGAACCCGGCTACTGGAGGACGCCACGGCGGAGCTTGGACGGAGCCTGCCGGCCCGTATGGCCGGCCATTGGCAGGTGGCCGCGCTGACCAGGGCGGCGCTGGTCATCTCGGTGGAGAGCCCGGTCTGGGCGACGGTCCTCCGCGGCCACCAGCGCGACCTGTTGAATGCGGCGGCGTCGCTTCTGGGCTCGCGGCCGGCGCAATTACAGATTCGGGTGGCGGCGGCCCGCCAGACCCGGCACCGCTCGGCCGGCCACCGCCTCAGCCCGGACTCGGCCAGAATTTTGGAAGAGACCGCAGGCGCCATCGATCACCCGGCACTGGCAGACGCGCTGCGCCGTCTTGCCCGGCACCGGGCTAAGTGA
- the lpxC gene encoding UDP-3-O-acyl-N-acetylglucosamine deacetylase, translating into MIRQRTLKNSIRATGVGLHTGEKVFLTLRPAPPNTGIRFCRIDLDPIVEIAAHPENVGDTVLSTCLVKNGVRVSTVEHLLSAMAGLGIDNAYVDLSAQEVPIMDGSAGPFVFLIRSAGTQEQDAPKRFVRITRPLHIEDPDGKCVSFEPYDGFKVSYTLDFDHPVFKSDSRTAEVDFSSTSFVKEVSRARTFGFMRDIEQLRQNNLALGGSLDNAIVVDDYRVLNEDGLRYQDEFAKHKVLDAIGDLYQLNRSLIGAFHGYKSGHEMNNRLLRTLLQQSDAWEEVTFESEDEVPIAYDQPIPVA; encoded by the coding sequence ATGATTCGACAACGCACGCTGAAGAACAGCATTCGGGCAACCGGTGTTGGGCTGCATACGGGTGAAAAGGTCTTTCTGACACTCAGACCGGCCCCACCCAACACCGGCATCCGATTCTGCCGAATCGATCTCGACCCGATCGTGGAAATTGCCGCTCATCCCGAAAATGTCGGGGATACGGTGCTGTCCACCTGCCTGGTCAAGAATGGCGTTCGGGTGTCCACCGTCGAGCATCTGCTGTCGGCCATGGCGGGCCTGGGGATCGATAACGCCTATGTCGATCTGTCCGCGCAGGAAGTCCCCATCATGGACGGCAGTGCCGGTCCATTTGTCTTTCTGATCCGATCAGCCGGCACCCAGGAGCAGGATGCCCCCAAGCGATTCGTGCGGATCACCCGTCCCCTGCACATCGAGGATCCGGACGGCAAGTGTGTCAGCTTCGAACCCTATGACGGGTTCAAGGTGAGCTACACCCTGGACTTCGATCACCCCGTGTTCAAAAGCGATTCACGGACCGCCGAGGTGGATTTTTCCTCCACCTCATTCGTCAAGGAAGTCAGCCGGGCGCGGACCTTCGGCTTCATGCGTGATATCGAGCAGCTTCGGCAGAACAACCTGGCCCTGGGTGGCAGCCTCGACAACGCCATCGTGGTGGACGACTACCGCGTGCTGAACGAGGACGGCCTCCGCTATCAGGACGAATTTGCCAAGCACAAAGTGCTGGATGCCATCGGTGACCTGTACCAGCTGAATCGCAGCCTGATCGGCGCCTTCCATGGGTACAAGTCCGGCCACGAGATGAACAATCGGCTGCTTCGGACGCTATTGCAGCAGAGCGACGCCTGGGAAGAGGTCACCTTCGAGTCGGAAGACGAGGTGCCAATCGCCTACGACCAGCCGATACCCGTCGCCTGA
- the ftsZ gene encoding cell division protein FtsZ, with protein sequence MFELMDSFNQNAVIKVVGVGGGGGNAVQHMVAADVDGVDFICANTDAQALKNSAARTPLQLGQEITKGLGAGANPTVGREAAEDDRERIAEVLEGADMVFITAGMGGGTGTGAAPVVAQIAREMGILTVAVVTKPFPFEGKKRMSVAEEGIRELEREVDSLITIPNEKLLSVLGKELTLLNAFKSANDVLLGAVKGIAELITRPGLINVDFADVRTVMSEMGMAVMGSGEAAGDNRAREAAQRAIACPLLEDANIAGAHGILVNVTAGLDLSIGEFDEVGQAVKEFASEDATVVVGTVIDPELEGELRVTVVATGLAPVGVSAEPAPTPRLVTRKASGDVDYEALERPAVARRRAAAQGSAAEPDSDMEYLDIPAFLRRQAD encoded by the coding sequence ATGTTTGAGCTTATGGACTCTTTTAATCAGAACGCGGTGATCAAGGTGGTCGGAGTCGGTGGTGGCGGCGGCAACGCCGTGCAGCACATGGTGGCCGCTGACGTGGATGGCGTGGACTTCATCTGCGCCAATACCGACGCCCAGGCACTTAAGAACAGTGCGGCACGAACCCCGTTGCAACTGGGACAGGAGATCACCAAGGGACTGGGCGCTGGCGCCAACCCGACGGTGGGCCGGGAAGCGGCCGAGGATGACCGCGAGCGAATTGCCGAGGTGCTCGAGGGTGCCGACATGGTATTCATTACCGCCGGCATGGGGGGTGGTACCGGCACCGGTGCGGCACCGGTGGTGGCCCAGATCGCCAGGGAAATGGGCATCCTGACCGTGGCCGTGGTCACTAAACCGTTTCCTTTCGAAGGCAAGAAGCGCATGAGCGTGGCCGAAGAGGGGATTCGGGAGCTCGAGCGTGAAGTCGACTCTTTGATCACCATCCCCAACGAGAAGTTGCTCTCGGTGCTTGGCAAGGAACTGACACTGCTGAATGCATTCAAGTCGGCCAATGATGTCCTGCTGGGCGCGGTCAAGGGCATTGCCGAGCTGATCACCCGACCGGGCCTGATTAATGTCGACTTCGCGGATGTGCGCACCGTGATGTCCGAGATGGGCATGGCGGTGATGGGATCCGGGGAAGCAGCCGGTGACAATCGGGCCCGGGAAGCGGCACAGCGCGCCATCGCCTGCCCGCTGCTCGAAGACGCCAACATCGCGGGAGCCCACGGCATTCTTGTGAATGTCACGGCGGGCCTGGACCTCTCCATCGGGGAATTCGATGAAGTCGGTCAAGCGGTCAAGGAGTTCGCGTCCGAGGATGCCACGGTGGTTGTCGGCACCGTGATCGATCCCGAGCTGGAGGGTGAGCTGCGGGTCACCGTGGTCGCCACGGGCCTTGCTCCCGTCGGTGTCAGCGCCGAGCCGGCTCCGACCCCTCGACTGGTGACTCGCAAGGCCAGCGGAGACGTTGACTACGAGGCGCTGGAACGGCCGGCCGTTGCACGCCGGCGTGCCGCCGCGCAGGGGAGTGCCGCCGAGCCGGACAGTGACATGGAATACCTGGATATTCCGGCATTCCTTCGACGTCAGGCGGACTGA
- the ftsA gene encoding cell division protein FtsA has protein sequence MTRKQERNLLVGLDIGTSKVVAIVGEMQADGDVEVIGLGSHPSRGLKKGVVVNIESTVQSIQRAVEEAELMAGCEIHSVYVGIAGSHVRSLNSHGIVAIKEKEVTQSDVDRVLDAARAVAIPADQEILHTLPQEYIIDNQEGVREPVGMSGVRLEAKVHMVTGAVSAAQNIVKCIRRCGLEVDDIILEQLASSYAVLTDDEKELGVCLVDIGGGTTDIAVFTDGAIRHTAVIPIAGDQVTNDIAVALRTPTQHADEIKMRYACALSQLASTEETIEVPSVGDRPPRRLARQTLAEVVEPRYEELMSLVQAELRRSGFEDLIAAGMVLTGGSSKMEGAVELAEEVFHTPVRLGLPQHMTGLTDVVRNPIYATGVGLLHCGHRHRGDRHPSFTTSARGFGAVLNRMRDWFKGNF, from the coding sequence ATGACGCGCAAACAGGAACGCAATCTGCTGGTGGGCCTCGATATCGGCACCTCCAAGGTGGTGGCCATCGTCGGCGAAATGCAGGCCGATGGCGACGTGGAGGTGATCGGCCTGGGATCCCATCCTTCCCGCGGATTGAAGAAGGGTGTCGTGGTCAATATCGAGTCCACCGTCCAGTCCATTCAGCGGGCGGTGGAAGAAGCGGAGCTCATGGCCGGCTGCGAGATTCACTCGGTTTACGTGGGTATCGCCGGCAGCCACGTCCGGTCGCTCAATTCCCATGGCATCGTCGCCATCAAGGAAAAGGAAGTCACTCAAAGCGACGTCGACCGGGTGCTGGACGCCGCCCGCGCTGTGGCCATTCCGGCAGACCAGGAGATCCTGCACACCCTTCCCCAGGAATACATCATCGACAACCAGGAAGGCGTACGGGAGCCGGTGGGGATGTCCGGCGTTCGGCTGGAGGCCAAGGTGCACATGGTCACCGGGGCGGTGAGCGCGGCACAGAACATTGTCAAATGCATCCGCCGCTGCGGCCTGGAGGTGGACGACATCATTCTGGAGCAGCTTGCCTCCAGTTATGCCGTGCTCACCGATGACGAAAAAGAGCTGGGTGTCTGCCTGGTGGACATTGGAGGCGGTACCACAGATATCGCCGTGTTCACCGATGGCGCCATCCGCCATACCGCGGTGATTCCCATTGCCGGCGATCAGGTGACCAACGACATCGCCGTGGCTTTGCGCACGCCCACCCAGCACGCCGACGAGATCAAGATGCGCTATGCCTGCGCGCTCTCTCAATTGGCGAGCACCGAAGAAACCATCGAGGTGCCCTCGGTGGGTGACCGGCCGCCGCGGCGTCTTGCTCGCCAGACCCTGGCAGAAGTGGTGGAGCCTCGCTACGAGGAGCTGATGTCACTGGTGCAGGCGGAACTCCGCCGCAGTGGTTTCGAGGACCTCATTGCCGCCGGCATGGTGCTCACCGGCGGCAGCTCGAAGATGGAAGGCGCCGTGGAGTTGGCCGAGGAGGTATTCCATACCCCGGTACGACTCGGCCTGCCACAGCACATGACCGGGCTGACCGATGTCGTCCGGAATCCGATCTACGCCACGGGGGTGGGGCTGCTGCATTGCGGCCATCGCCATCGTGGTGACCGTCATCCGTCGTTCACGACTTCCGCGCGGGGCTTCGGCGCGGTTCTGAACCGGATGCGGGACTGGTTCAAGGGTAATTTTTGA